One window of the Leucobacter komagatae genome contains the following:
- a CDS encoding sensor histidine kinase, producing MLHLAELPASHGLPETATAILDGLDVFAVILDSSLTAVYANEVARRSETPTELGLLRTSEFRKRAQAALASGSPSHRDPKPSDPGAPVRTHVIPIESDFLVVIAEDLAEEQRLTAMRRDFIANVSHELKTPIAAVGLLAEAVLEAAGDPELVREFAASLVKESKRLADLSRDIIQLSEAQSTLSPELLDYVDLRAVVDEEIDAHESFAGRRGVDLFFIDSANPKRTSAIQGRKSAIESAVANILSNAIRHSPEGASVRIRIAHKKRHFTVTITDSGPGIAQEHLERIFERFYRVDGARSREDGGTGLGLSIARHSLRAHGGDVTVRSKPGEGARFTLSFPLNDIPKKKRAKRVKRTRKALKQLTDTKGRV from the coding sequence ATGCTCCACCTTGCCGAGCTCCCCGCGAGCCATGGCCTCCCCGAGACTGCAACCGCAATCCTCGACGGACTCGACGTGTTCGCTGTCATTCTCGACAGCTCGCTCACCGCGGTCTACGCGAACGAGGTGGCCCGCCGCAGCGAGACGCCGACCGAGCTCGGGCTGCTCCGCACGAGCGAATTCCGCAAGCGCGCGCAGGCGGCCCTCGCGTCAGGATCCCCCTCCCACCGCGACCCGAAGCCGAGCGACCCGGGTGCGCCCGTTCGCACGCACGTGATCCCGATCGAGAGCGACTTCCTCGTGGTGATCGCGGAGGATCTCGCTGAGGAGCAGCGGCTCACCGCGATGCGGCGCGATTTCATAGCGAACGTCTCCCACGAGCTGAAGACGCCGATCGCCGCGGTCGGCCTCCTCGCGGAAGCCGTGTTGGAGGCCGCGGGCGACCCAGAGCTCGTGCGCGAGTTCGCGGCGAGCCTCGTCAAGGAGTCGAAGCGCCTCGCCGACCTGTCTCGCGACATCATCCAGCTCTCCGAGGCGCAATCGACGCTGAGCCCGGAGCTGCTCGACTACGTGGATCTGCGAGCGGTCGTCGACGAAGAGATCGACGCGCACGAGAGCTTCGCTGGGCGCCGGGGCGTTGACCTGTTCTTCATCGATAGCGCGAACCCGAAGCGCACGTCGGCGATCCAGGGGCGCAAAAGCGCGATCGAGAGCGCGGTGGCGAACATTCTCAGCAACGCGATCCGCCACTCCCCCGAGGGCGCATCGGTCAGGATCCGGATCGCACACAAGAAGCGGCACTTCACCGTGACGATCACGGATTCAGGGCCCGGGATCGCCCAGGAGCACCTCGAGCGCATCTTCGAACGGTTCTACCGCGTCGACGGCGCGCGCAGCCGCGAGGATGGCGGCACCGGGCTCGGGCTGAGCATTGCCCGCCACTCGCTCCGCGCGCACGGCGGCGACGTCACCGTCAGATCCAAGCCGGGCGAGGGCGCCCGCTTCACACTGTCCTTCCCACTCAACGACATCCCGAAGAAGAAACGCGCGAAGCGTGTCAAACGCACGCGTAAAGCACTCAAGCAGCTCACAGACACGAAAGGACGCGTGTAG
- a CDS encoding LysR family transcriptional regulator: MRHLRPDLQPEALMTFLAVARLGRYTAAADSLGINHSTVSRRLAALEESLGDRVLVRTPNGWELTDLGHKAMLAAEEMEAAIGRLAAHDSPSTISGLVRIATPDAFGSACAIPALARVQERHPDVAFEVIAATQRVRQHRSGVDVEIVVGKPEVYKASALRLSGYRLALYATDEYLRVYGEPLSLDDLSEHRLIYYVESALQVDELDAAHQRLPLGKPSISSTSVFAHVSATLESAGIGILPDYLAEQYGTLRRVLPTAYEHPVEYWAVVREEGFRKPAVALTIQALVDHAGPQRPAASPATT; the protein is encoded by the coding sequence ATGCGACATCTCCGACCCGACCTCCAGCCCGAGGCGCTCATGACATTCCTCGCGGTGGCCCGGCTCGGCCGCTACACAGCGGCCGCAGACTCGCTCGGTATCAACCATTCCACGGTCTCCCGCCGCCTCGCGGCGCTCGAGGAAAGCCTCGGCGACCGCGTCCTCGTCCGCACGCCGAATGGCTGGGAACTCACTGATCTCGGCCACAAGGCGATGCTCGCGGCCGAGGAGATGGAGGCGGCGATCGGCAGGCTCGCGGCGCACGACAGTCCGAGCACGATCTCGGGCCTCGTCCGGATCGCCACCCCCGACGCGTTCGGCTCCGCCTGCGCGATTCCAGCCCTTGCGCGAGTGCAGGAGCGCCATCCTGACGTCGCGTTCGAAGTGATCGCGGCGACGCAGCGCGTACGCCAGCACCGGTCGGGCGTCGACGTCGAGATCGTCGTCGGCAAACCGGAGGTGTATAAGGCGTCGGCGCTGCGGCTCTCGGGCTATCGACTCGCACTGTACGCGACCGACGAGTACCTGCGGGTCTACGGTGAACCGCTCTCGCTCGACGATCTCTCGGAGCACCGCCTGATCTACTACGTCGAATCTGCGCTCCAGGTCGATGAGCTCGACGCCGCGCACCAGCGGCTGCCGCTCGGTAAGCCAAGCATCAGTTCGACGAGCGTCTTCGCGCACGTCTCGGCCACACTCGAGTCCGCCGGGATCGGGATCCTCCCCGACTACCTCGCAGAGCAGTATGGCACGCTCCGGCGCGTGTTGCCCACGGCCTACGAGCACCCCGTGGAGTACTGGGCTGTCGTGCGCGAGGAGGGCTTCCGCAAGCCGGCCGTCGCGCTCACCATCCAAGCACTCGTGGATCACGCCGGCCCGCAGAGGCCCGCGGCCTCCCCGGCGACCACATAG
- a CDS encoding proline--tRNA ligase gives MITRLSSYFLKTLREDPSDEEARSHKLLLRAGYIRRQSPGVFAWLPLGLRVKAKIEQIVREEMAAAGAHEVHFPAMLPREPYELTGRWEEYGDNMFRLKDRHGADHLLAPTHEEAFTLLVKDIVTSYKDLPLQLFQIQDKYRDEARPRAGLLRGREFTMKDAYSFDVSDEGLNAAYQKQRDAYERIFTRLGLEYVIVSADAGAMGGSRSEEFLLPIAIGEDTFVRSAGGYAANVEAYETPVPESLPIEGQPAAVVFDSPNTPTIDTLVAHVNATMPREDGREWTAADTLKNVVLAVTDLEGERSLVVVGIPGDRDADMKRVEVAFPNCEVEPATPADFAKHPGLVKGYIGPGFADAPVLGLEGSSGVKYLLDPRIVPGTSWVTGANEDEKHVAHLVAGRDFTADGVAEIATVREGDPAPDGSGPIETARGMEIGHVFQLGRKYAEALGLKVLDENGKLVTVTMGSYGIGVTRIMAALAELNNDERGLVWPRAIAPFDVHVVATGKDPEVLAIAEELVATLSDARVDVMFDDRPKVSPGVKFGDAELLGVPRVVVVGRDAAEGFAEVWDRAAGTKEKVALAEVPGLFA, from the coding sequence GTGATCACACGGCTCAGCTCATACTTTCTCAAGACTCTGCGCGAAGACCCCTCTGACGAGGAAGCGCGGAGCCACAAACTGCTGCTGCGCGCGGGGTACATCCGCCGCCAGTCACCGGGCGTGTTCGCGTGGCTGCCGCTCGGCCTCCGGGTGAAGGCGAAGATCGAGCAGATCGTTCGCGAGGAGATGGCAGCAGCCGGCGCTCACGAGGTGCACTTCCCGGCGATGCTGCCGCGGGAGCCGTACGAGCTGACCGGCCGCTGGGAAGAATACGGCGACAACATGTTCCGCCTGAAGGACCGGCACGGCGCCGACCACCTGCTCGCGCCCACGCACGAAGAGGCCTTCACACTGCTCGTGAAGGACATCGTGACGTCGTATAAGGATCTGCCGCTGCAGCTCTTCCAGATCCAGGACAAGTACCGCGACGAGGCGCGCCCCCGCGCGGGCCTGCTGCGCGGTCGCGAGTTCACGATGAAGGACGCATACTCGTTCGACGTTTCCGATGAGGGCCTGAACGCGGCCTACCAGAAGCAGCGCGACGCCTACGAGCGCATCTTCACCAGGCTCGGCCTCGAATACGTCATCGTGTCGGCGGATGCCGGGGCGATGGGTGGCTCGCGCTCCGAGGAGTTCCTGCTTCCCATCGCGATCGGCGAGGACACGTTCGTGCGCTCAGCGGGCGGCTACGCGGCCAACGTCGAGGCGTATGAGACCCCGGTTCCCGAGTCCCTGCCGATCGAGGGCCAGCCCGCCGCGGTCGTCTTCGATTCGCCCAACACCCCGACCATCGACACCCTCGTCGCGCACGTCAACGCGACGATGCCGCGCGAGGACGGCCGCGAATGGACCGCCGCGGACACGCTGAAGAACGTCGTGCTCGCCGTGACCGACCTTGAGGGAGAGCGCTCGCTCGTCGTCGTTGGCATCCCCGGCGACCGCGACGCAGACATGAAGCGCGTCGAGGTCGCCTTCCCGAACTGCGAGGTCGAGCCCGCGACGCCGGCCGACTTTGCGAAGCACCCCGGCCTCGTGAAGGGCTACATTGGGCCCGGTTTCGCAGACGCCCCCGTGCTCGGCCTCGAGGGCTCGAGCGGCGTGAAGTACCTGCTCGACCCCCGCATCGTTCCCGGCACCTCCTGGGTCACGGGCGCGAACGAAGACGAGAAGCACGTCGCGCACCTGGTTGCCGGCCGCGACTTCACGGCCGACGGTGTCGCGGAGATCGCGACCGTGCGCGAGGGCGACCCCGCCCCCGACGGTTCGGGCCCGATCGAGACCGCGCGCGGCATGGAGATCGGCCACGTCTTCCAGCTCGGACGCAAATACGCAGAGGCGCTCGGCCTGAAGGTGCTCGACGAGAACGGCAAGCTCGTTACCGTCACGATGGGGTCGTACGGCATCGGCGTCACCCGCATCATGGCCGCGCTCGCTGAGCTCAACAACGACGAGCGCGGGCTCGTGTGGCCGCGGGCGATCGCGCCCTTCGACGTGCACGTGGTCGCGACAGGCAAGGACCCCGAGGTGCTCGCCATCGCTGAGGAGCTCGTCGCCACGCTCTCGGACGCACGCGTCGACGTGATGTTCGACGACCGCCCCAAGGTTTCACCCGGTGTGAAGTTCGGCGACGCCGAGCTGCTCGGGGTGCCCCGCGTGGTGGTTGTGGGCCGTGACGCTGCAGAGGGCTTCGCCGAGGTGTGGGACCGGGCAGCTGGAACTAAGGAGAAGGTCGCCCTCGCGGAGGTCCCCGGCCTGTTCGCGTAG
- a CDS encoding DNA modification methylase → MKNRIAASLALAGALTLGMSGCSLIAHNATTVEYAPSDGVQVTSEGVALRNIMLVADESGENFNLVLTAVNQTENPAKVSLSMKSDTADATIDFVAPVGTTSFGNPESDDELLVTPLEGLQAGQTVKTYFTINGKGDLTEFVPLLDGTLKEYQAYVLPEGAGAEAPLTVADLAKMTEAEVAAAAKEAGETVEAFTARVAAEAAEALTSKAG, encoded by the coding sequence TTGAAGAATCGGATCGCCGCTTCACTCGCACTTGCAGGAGCGCTCACGCTTGGCATGAGCGGCTGCAGCCTGATCGCCCACAACGCGACTACCGTTGAGTACGCTCCCAGCGATGGCGTGCAGGTCACCTCGGAGGGCGTTGCGCTGCGCAACATCATGCTCGTCGCCGACGAGTCGGGCGAGAACTTTAACCTCGTGCTCACCGCCGTCAACCAGACCGAGAACCCCGCGAAGGTATCGCTCAGCATGAAGAGCGATACCGCCGACGCGACCATCGACTTCGTCGCGCCCGTGGGCACGACCTCGTTTGGTAACCCCGAGAGCGACGACGAGCTGCTCGTCACCCCGCTCGAGGGCCTGCAGGCCGGTCAGACCGTCAAGACGTACTTCACGATCAACGGCAAGGGCGACCTCACCGAGTTCGTTCCGCTGCTCGACGGCACCCTCAAGGAGTACCAGGCGTACGTGCTGCCCGAGGGCGCTGGCGCCGAGGCTCCGCTCACCGTCGCTGATCTCGCGAAGATGACCGAGGCAGAGGTTGCCGCTGCGGCGAAGGAAGCCGGCGAGACCGTTGAGGCCTTCACCGCACGCGTTGCAGCTGAGGCAGCCGAGGCGCTGACCTCCAAGGCTGGTTAA
- a CDS encoding NAD(P)-dependent oxidoreductase, which yields MGSRMSAHLIAAGHTVLGVDPSAAALEQAVAAGVTPAASVAEAVAGADAVITMLPKGEHVRRVYEGPDGVWEHAQQGAVLFDSSTVDIETSQWCHTGSAERGVAFVDAPVSGGTAGASDGTLAFMLGGAPQDVERVRELIGPMAGNVFATGGPTTGIAAKIVNNMMLFIAQQASAEGSQLALQLGLDPQVFWDVVSASSGRSWAQQTWYPVPGIVERAAANQNFDATFSADLARKDIGLAVQAGADTGVSLPGAHAAMAQLDRLIDEGLGHKDSSLVVKYSSPDGTVAGYAPEGE from the coding sequence ATGGGGTCGCGGATGAGCGCGCACCTCATCGCTGCGGGCCACACGGTACTCGGGGTTGACCCGAGCGCAGCAGCGCTGGAGCAGGCTGTCGCGGCGGGCGTCACCCCGGCCGCAAGCGTCGCGGAGGCCGTCGCCGGGGCGGACGCCGTGATCACGATGCTCCCGAAGGGCGAACACGTTAGACGGGTCTACGAGGGGCCAGACGGCGTGTGGGAGCACGCCCAGCAGGGGGCGGTGCTCTTCGACTCGTCGACCGTCGACATTGAGACGTCGCAGTGGTGTCACACCGGCTCCGCAGAGCGTGGGGTCGCATTCGTCGATGCGCCAGTTTCGGGCGGCACGGCTGGCGCGTCCGACGGCACGCTAGCGTTCATGCTCGGCGGCGCCCCGCAAGATGTTGAGCGCGTACGGGAGCTCATCGGCCCGATGGCGGGCAACGTCTTCGCGACCGGCGGGCCGACCACTGGCATCGCGGCAAAGATCGTGAACAATATGATGCTCTTCATCGCGCAGCAGGCGTCAGCCGAGGGCTCGCAGCTCGCGCTCCAGCTCGGCCTCGATCCGCAGGTGTTCTGGGACGTTGTATCCGCGTCCTCCGGCAGATCCTGGGCCCAACAGACGTGGTATCCGGTGCCGGGCATCGTCGAGCGTGCGGCCGCAAACCAGAACTTCGATGCGACGTTCAGCGCTGATCTCGCTCGAAAAGACATCGGCCTGGCGGTTCAGGCGGGAGCCGACACGGGGGTTTCGCTCCCCGGCGCTCACGCTGCGATGGCCCAGTTGGATCGCCTGATTGACGAGGGGCTCGGACACAAGGACTCGAGCCTGGTGGTGAAGTATTCGTCGCCAGACGGCACGGTGGCGGGGTACGCGCCCGAGGGCGAATAG
- a CDS encoding IS481 family transposase codes for MSHANAALTPRQRLRIARLIIDEGWTVAHAADYFHVAWPTAQKWARRYAEHGIAGMTDRSSRPHAHPNQTPRPIVRKIKHLRITRRLGPVEIGGLLQLPPSTVHAVLVRERLNRLSHIDRKTGEPARRYEHPHPGSLIHVDVKKLGNIPDGGGWRTVGRVQGGKNRAATPGKERSRRRDVLMRHAYVHTVIDDHSRVAYAEIHDDERAETAIGVLQRAVSWFQDRGVRVERVLSDNGSAYRSHAWRDACSGLGITPKWTRPYRPQTNGKIERFHRTLADGWAYSRHYSSEQARRKALPAWLHYYNQHRPHSAIGQLPPVTRLSSNLPGQYT; via the coding sequence GTGTCCCACGCTAACGCAGCCCTGACCCCACGCCAACGACTCCGCATCGCCCGCCTCATCATCGATGAAGGATGGACAGTCGCGCACGCCGCTGACTATTTCCACGTCGCCTGGCCGACCGCTCAGAAATGGGCTCGCCGCTACGCCGAGCATGGGATCGCCGGCATGACCGACCGATCCTCTCGCCCGCACGCCCACCCGAACCAGACCCCGCGCCCGATCGTGCGGAAGATCAAGCACCTGCGGATCACGCGCCGACTCGGCCCGGTCGAGATCGGCGGTCTCCTGCAGCTTCCACCCTCCACGGTTCACGCAGTCTTGGTGCGGGAACGGTTGAACCGGCTCTCCCACATCGACCGGAAGACCGGGGAACCAGCCCGCAGGTACGAACACCCGCATCCGGGTTCCCTGATCCATGTCGATGTGAAGAAGCTCGGCAACATTCCTGACGGAGGAGGCTGGCGCACGGTCGGACGAGTCCAGGGTGGGAAGAACCGGGCTGCGACTCCCGGGAAGGAACGGAGCCGTAGGCGTGACGTGCTGATGCGGCACGCCTACGTGCACACCGTGATCGATGACCACTCCCGAGTCGCGTATGCCGAGATCCACGATGACGAGCGGGCCGAGACCGCGATCGGAGTACTCCAGCGGGCCGTGTCCTGGTTCCAAGATCGCGGGGTGCGGGTCGAGCGGGTGCTCTCGGACAACGGATCCGCGTACCGCTCTCACGCCTGGCGTGATGCCTGCAGCGGCTTGGGAATCACACCGAAGTGGACACGCCCGTACCGGCCGCAGACCAACGGGAAAATCGAGCGGTTCCATCGCACCCTCGCGGACGGGTGGGCGTACAGTCGGCACTACTCTTCAGAGCAGGCGAGACGGAAAGCGCTCCCCGCGTGGCTGCACTACTACAATCAGCACAGGCCCCACTCGGCCATCGGGCAGCTCCCGCCAGTCACACGACTATCGAGCAACCTCCCCGGGCAGTACACCTAG
- a CDS encoding phospholipid carrier-dependent glycosyltransferase — MPVSLRRRPRMFAALGVFAVLALAAVFRFWALGRPGVLVFDELYYVRDAITQLAHGFPTSWPDDDPTMAVPFTDEPSFAVHPPLGKWVIALGIAAFGDASGWGWRSAVALTGVATVAVTMRLGWRISRSLGVALFAGLFLAIDGVHVVLTRVGLLDGILTFFVVLGALFMWRDHEWVTERTRVARGGLPVLWARPWLVAAAAAFGCAAAVKWSGLYPLAAFLLLTAARDAFVRFTVAREVRRTLGLTADLGAHRHANYAVAAGRSLAQAVATGLVALPTACAVYVASWAGWVGTPGGWGRDAGWVAGLWKYHVDMFAWHSTLSAPHPYQAHPLTWPFGLRPTAMYFEALDSGLVQVISPIPNVLITWGGVAALLVLAWWAIRALRRPATLVRSRPLAARGAYAASFVVVCYLSGWLPWVLTFSRSAVFQFYAVVLTPFSALALALVVGVICKRRGSLEETSGRRMAVAVFVTAAVILSLAFFPVWSGAPIPEGFWRWHLWLPSWG; from the coding sequence ATGCCCGTCAGTTTGCGCAGGCGTCCACGCATGTTCGCCGCCCTCGGCGTCTTCGCCGTGCTCGCGCTCGCGGCGGTCTTCAGGTTCTGGGCGCTCGGCCGACCGGGAGTACTCGTCTTCGACGAGCTTTACTACGTGCGCGACGCCATCACGCAGCTCGCGCACGGCTTCCCGACCTCGTGGCCCGACGACGACCCGACCATGGCGGTGCCGTTCACCGACGAGCCATCATTCGCCGTGCACCCGCCGCTCGGCAAGTGGGTCATCGCGCTCGGGATCGCGGCCTTCGGTGACGCTTCCGGTTGGGGGTGGCGCTCGGCGGTCGCGCTCACGGGAGTCGCGACGGTCGCCGTCACCATGCGTCTCGGGTGGCGGATCAGCCGAAGCCTCGGCGTCGCGCTCTTCGCGGGCCTCTTCCTCGCGATCGATGGCGTGCACGTTGTGCTCACTCGCGTCGGATTGCTCGACGGGATCCTCACCTTCTTCGTCGTGCTCGGCGCGCTGTTCATGTGGCGCGATCACGAGTGGGTAACGGAGCGAACCCGGGTCGCCCGCGGCGGGCTCCCCGTGCTCTGGGCGCGCCCGTGGCTCGTCGCGGCGGCCGCCGCGTTCGGCTGCGCGGCGGCGGTGAAATGGTCGGGGCTCTACCCGCTCGCCGCGTTCCTGCTCCTGACCGCGGCGCGCGACGCCTTCGTGCGGTTCACAGTTGCGCGCGAGGTGCGACGAACACTCGGGCTCACCGCAGACCTCGGGGCTCACCGACACGCGAACTACGCGGTGGCGGCCGGCCGCTCGCTTGCGCAGGCCGTCGCGACCGGCCTCGTCGCGCTTCCGACAGCGTGCGCCGTCTACGTCGCGAGCTGGGCCGGGTGGGTCGGCACCCCGGGCGGCTGGGGGCGCGACGCCGGGTGGGTCGCGGGGCTGTGGAAGTACCACGTCGACATGTTCGCGTGGCACTCAACGCTCTCCGCGCCGCACCCGTACCAGGCGCACCCGCTCACCTGGCCATTCGGTCTCCGTCCGACCGCGATGTACTTTGAGGCCCTCGATAGCGGTCTCGTGCAGGTGATCTCGCCGATCCCGAACGTACTCATCACATGGGGCGGCGTCGCGGCGCTCCTGGTCCTCGCGTGGTGGGCGATCCGCGCACTCCGTAGGCCAGCAACGCTTGTTCGCTCCCGCCCGCTCGCCGCCCGCGGCGCATACGCGGCCTCGTTCGTCGTCGTCTGTTACCTCTCAGGTTGGCTGCCCTGGGTGCTCACGTTCTCGCGCTCGGCGGTATTCCAGTTCTACGCCGTCGTCCTCACCCCGTTCTCTGCGCTCGCGCTCGCGCTCGTCGTCGGCGTGATCTGCAAACGCCGCGGCTCGCTGGAGGAGACGTCCGGGCGCCGGATGGCGGTCGCGGTGTTTGTCACCGCGGCCGTGATCCTCTCGCTGGCGTTCTTCCCTGTGTGGTCTGGCGCGCCGATCCCGGAAGGATTCTGGCGGTGGCACCTGTGGCTCCCAAGTTGGGGGTAG
- a CDS encoding CarD family transcriptional regulator, giving the protein MQFEVGETVVYPHHGAAKIIEVKKRKLGGEEKLFLKLQVDQGDLTIEVPAENCDLVGVRDVIDQEGLKEVFEVLRTPFTEEPTNWSRRFKANTEKLASGDVIKVSEVVRDLWRRDQEVRSLSAGEKRMLAKARQILVSELALAEKTDEEKAGAILDEVLAS; this is encoded by the coding sequence ATGCAATTTGAGGTCGGAGAGACCGTCGTCTACCCCCACCACGGCGCAGCCAAGATCATCGAGGTGAAGAAGCGCAAGCTCGGTGGCGAAGAAAAGCTGTTCCTGAAGCTTCAGGTCGACCAGGGCGACCTGACCATTGAGGTTCCCGCTGAGAACTGCGACCTCGTCGGCGTCCGCGACGTGATCGATCAGGAGGGCCTCAAGGAGGTCTTCGAGGTGCTGCGCACCCCCTTCACCGAGGAGCCAACGAACTGGTCACGCCGGTTCAAGGCAAACACCGAGAAGCTCGCCTCCGGCGACGTCATCAAGGTGTCTGAGGTTGTTCGCGACCTGTGGCGTCGCGACCAGGAAGTGCGTTCGCTGTCGGCCGGCGAGAAGCGCATGCTTGCCAAGGCTCGTCAGATTCTCGTGTCCGAGCTCGCGCTCGCTGAGAAGACTGACGAGGAGAAGGCTGGTGCGATCCTCGACGAGGTTCTCGCTTCCTAG
- a CDS encoding response regulator transcription factor, which yields MSPSILLVEDEESISKPLAFLLEREGYRVTVVADGNDAVRAFASDGADLVLLDLMLPGLPGTEVCREIRSRSQVPIIMLTAKDSEIDIVVGLELGADDYVTKPYSTRELLARVRAALRRAVPAEEADLDEDGGALESHGIRLDTDRHTVTVRGSEIAMPLREFELLELLMRHSGRVLTRGQLIDRVWGSDYYGDTKTLDVHVKRVRSRIEEEPAQPKLISTVRGVGYRFG from the coding sequence GTGTCCCCAAGCATCCTCCTCGTCGAAGACGAAGAGTCCATCTCGAAGCCCCTTGCGTTTCTGCTCGAGCGCGAGGGTTACCGGGTGACTGTCGTCGCCGACGGTAACGACGCGGTTCGCGCCTTTGCCTCCGACGGCGCCGACCTGGTGCTGCTCGACCTCATGCTGCCGGGCCTGCCGGGCACAGAGGTCTGCCGCGAGATCCGGTCGCGCTCGCAGGTGCCGATCATCATGCTCACCGCGAAAGACAGCGAAATCGATATCGTCGTCGGCCTCGAGCTTGGCGCCGACGACTACGTGACGAAGCCCTACTCGACTCGCGAGCTGCTCGCGCGCGTACGCGCGGCACTGCGACGCGCGGTGCCCGCCGAAGAGGCCGACCTCGACGAAGACGGGGGCGCGCTCGAGTCTCACGGGATCAGGCTCGACACCGATCGCCACACCGTCACCGTGCGCGGCTCTGAGATCGCAATGCCGCTGCGCGAGTTCGAGCTGCTCGAACTACTCATGCGCCACAGCGGCCGCGTTCTCACCCGCGGTCAGCTCATCGACCGGGTGTGGGGCAGCGACTACTACGGCGACACGAAGACGCTCGATGTGCACGTGAAGCGGGTGCGATCACGCATCGAGGAGGAGCCGGCGCAGCCCAAGCTCATCTCGACGGTGCGCGGGGTCGGCTACCGCTTCGGGTAG
- a CDS encoding alpha/beta hydrolase family protein produces the protein MSIPCADGFVLSARAFTPRPETDLGITAVVTTATGAKASYYWRYAAFLAERGFRSVVADYRGVGRSAPAGGTRALRRMRTRWHEWGTLDIDAVFGWAQANGPGRRIVAVGHSFGGLGVCLAPRANEVERLLTVGAQHAHWRDYALQDPRALLRWHVVMPAIARVAGYLPGKRLGWLEDIPRGVAFDWARGRANFADTIGLGGAGVMERVANLDFEVLAAASTDDPFATEAATQRFLSYLHRAKVERRELEPAELGVTEIGHLGVFHERFREPLWGRSADWLAEHSGRHSRTTAAK, from the coding sequence GTGAGCATTCCCTGCGCTGACGGCTTCGTCCTGTCGGCTCGGGCTTTCACTCCTCGCCCCGAGACCGACCTCGGCATCACCGCAGTCGTCACGACCGCGACGGGGGCAAAGGCCTCTTACTACTGGAGGTACGCCGCATTTCTCGCCGAGCGCGGCTTCAGGTCAGTCGTTGCTGACTATCGGGGAGTCGGTAGATCCGCACCCGCTGGTGGCACACGAGCGCTGCGCCGCATGCGCACCCGCTGGCACGAGTGGGGCACCCTAGACATCGACGCGGTGTTCGGCTGGGCACAGGCCAACGGGCCGGGGCGCAGAATAGTCGCGGTCGGGCACAGCTTTGGCGGCCTTGGTGTCTGCCTGGCCCCGCGCGCGAACGAAGTTGAGCGCCTGCTCACCGTCGGCGCTCAGCATGCGCACTGGCGAGACTACGCCTTGCAGGACCCGCGGGCGCTGCTCCGCTGGCACGTCGTGATGCCGGCGATCGCCCGGGTCGCGGGCTACCTGCCTGGCAAACGGCTCGGCTGGCTCGAGGATATTCCGAGGGGCGTCGCGTTCGACTGGGCCCGCGGCCGAGCGAACTTTGCTGACACGATTGGGCTGGGAGGGGCTGGCGTGATGGAGCGGGTGGCGAACCTTGACTTCGAGGTCTTGGCGGCGGCGTCGACCGACGATCCGTTTGCGACAGAGGCCGCGACACAGCGCTTCTTGAGCTACCTTCATCGCGCGAAGGTCGAGCGCCGCGAACTCGAGCCCGCCGAACTCGGGGTGACCGAGATCGGGCATCTTGGAGTCTTCCACGAGCGGTTCAGGGAGCCGCTCTGGGGGCGTTCGGCCGACTGGCTCGCCGAGCACTCGGGCAGGCACAGCCGAACAACAGCAGCAAAGTAG